Proteins encoded within one genomic window of Neodiprion fabricii isolate iyNeoFabr1 chromosome 6, iyNeoFabr1.1, whole genome shotgun sequence:
- the LOC124185289 gene encoding leucine-rich repeat-containing protein 24-like isoform X2 has product MCATHTHPLRGRILLALFLLITSFTLLSSAVAFPDWTDCPAVCRCKWTSGKKSALCPDAGLTTLPASLDPDMQVLDLSGNKIISLYADMFNRAGLLNLQRVFLRNAGISRIDKDAFRELRILVEVDLSDNQIETLDPETFLGNERLRILILSGNKLVKLTGPQFPSLPHLRNLELQRCSLTEIHSLAFARVTGLETLRLEGNQLEYVEALAFLPLTHLKTLSLDGNPWSCDCRLRKLRVWLAPNRLYSVPQKCEAPPRLEGRRWEEVKPQEFACSPEVTLTANSFQEEMSGNLSLACVVTGDPEPEIWWLFNGSPLNVTRGDQVFVTEETYNGFRKWNNVTLYNASESDAGEYSCVGSNLAGLGKDTVSIVIPRVYTAPTLSQTDTWLLWVSLAGGGAAALCASLIAVILAVCLCGSRQKSKRKKVKLQGSASFGDQEKKLLDLSLTTTTNERISGRPSLEASSPGDIELAERSSSLCDPPVNVTVERHCREMHSHLPTVFPPPPEFTTSILPAGVFGNIFISVSLAQDGERRYPDLLDIPVHASISDKSAGQPAPIPTTSILSGFATLPRRPLRVSDLSSPYDNMGPRVTATGSSTFSLTDPDLRLSPPPPTLVIQPPIEFVSL; this is encoded by the exons ATGTGCGCGACGCATACACACCCTCTACGAGGGCGGATACTGCTCGCCCTCTTCCTCCTGATAACGAGTTTCACCCTGCTCTCGTCGGCGGTGGCTTTTCCCGACTGGACGGACTGCCCGGCGGTTTGTAGGTGCAAATGGACATCCGGTAAGAAGTCGGCGCTGTGTCCGGACGCCGGGCTAACGACGCTGCCGGCCTCCCTCGACCCGGACATGCAGGTCCTCGACCTCTCAGGAAACAAGATAATATCGCTGTACGCGGACATGTTCAACCGAGCCGGTCTGCTGAACCTGCAGCGGGTGTTCCTGAGGAACGCGGGGATATCGAGGATCGACAAGGACGCCTTCAGGGAGCTCAGGATCCTCGTCGAGGTCGACCTCTCCGACAACCAGATCGAGACTCTCGACCCGGAAACCTTTCTCGGCAACGAGAGACTCAGGATATTGATCCTGAGCGGCAACAAGCTCGTCAAGCTGACGGGACCTCAGTTCCCGTCGCTGCCCCACCTCAGGAACCTTGAACTGCAACGGTGCTCCCTCACCGAGATCCACAGCCTGGCCTTCGCCCGGGTCACCGGGCTCGAGACGCTACGGCTGGAGGGAAACCAGCTCGAGTACGTCGAGGCGTTGGCTTTCCTGCCGCTGACGCACCTCAAGACCCTCAGCCTGGACGGCAACCCCTGGAGCTGCGACTGCCGTCTGCGAAAGCTGCGAGTCTGGCTCGCACCGAACCGGCTCTACTCGGTTCCCCAGAAGTGCGAGGCGCCTCCGAGGCTGGAGGGGCGCCGATGGGAGGAGGTCAAGCCTCAGGAGTTCGCCTGCAGCCCGGAAGTGACGCTCACCGCGAACTCCTTCCAGGAGGAGATGAGCGGAAACCTGAGCTTGGCCTGCGTCGTTACGGGCGATCCGGAGCCGGAGATCTGGTGGCTCTTCAACGGGAGTCCGCTAAACGTGACGCGGGGTGATCAGGTGTTCGTGACCGAGGAGACCTACAACGGATTCCGGAAGTGGAACAACGTCACCCTCTACAACGCCAGCGAGAGCGACGCCGGGGAGTACAGCTGCGTCGGCAGCAACCTCGCGGGGCTCGGCAAGGACACCGTCAGCATCGTCATTCCCCGCGTCTACACCGCCCCGACTCTTTCCCAGACCGACACCTGGCTGCTATGGGTTAGCCTGGCCGGCGGTGGCGCCGCCGCCCTCTGCGCGTCCCTCATCGCCGTCATCCTCGCCGTCTGCCTCTGCGGCTCCAGGCAGAAGAGCAAACGGAAGAAGGTCAAGCTCCAGGGAAGCGCCAGCTTCGGGGACCAGGAAAAGAAACTGCTGGACCTTTCCTTGACCACCACTACCAACGAGAGAATCAGCGGAAGACCGAGCCTCGAGGCT AGCAGCCCGGGTGACATAGAACTGGCGGAAAGGAGTTCGTCGCTCTGCGATCCGCCGGTGAACGTGACGGTGGAGAGACACTGCAGGGAGATGCACAGCCACCTGCCGACGGTCTTCCCACCCCCGCCCGAATTCACAACGAGTATCTTGCCCGCGGGGGTATTCGGCAACATATTTATCTCGGTGTCGCTCGCCCAGGACGGTGAGCGGCGATACCCCGACCTCCTCGACATCCCGGTACACGCCAGCATCTCGGACAAGTCCGCGGGCCAACCGGCGCCGATACCGACGACCTCGATTTTGTCGGGATTCGCGACCCTGCCCCGAAGGCCCCTCCGCGTCTCCGACCTCAGCTCGCCCTACGACAATATGGGGCCGAGAGTAACGGCCACCGGAAGTTCGACTTTCTCCCTCACGGACCCGGATCTTCGATTGTCGCCCCCGCCGCCCACGCTGGTCATTCAACCTCCCATAGAATTCGTTTCCCTGTAA
- the LOC124185289 gene encoding leucine-rich repeat-containing protein 24-like isoform X1 translates to MCATHTHPLRGRILLALFLLITSFTLLSSAVAFPDWTDCPAVCRCKWTSGKKSALCPDAGLTTLPASLDPDMQVLDLSGNKIISLYADMFNRAGLLNLQRVFLRNAGISRIDKDAFRELRILVEVDLSDNQIETLDPETFLGNERLRILILSGNKLVKLTGPQFPSLPHLRNLELQRCSLTEIHSLAFARVTGLETLRLEGNQLEYVEALAFLPLTHLKTLSLDGNPWSCDCRLRKLRVWLAPNRLYSVPQKCEAPPRLEGRRWEEVKPQEFACSPEVTLTANSFQEEMSGNLSLACVVTGDPEPEIWWLFNGSPLNVTRGDQVFVTEETYNGFRKWNNVTLYNASESDAGEYSCVGSNLAGLGKDTVSIVIPRVYTAPTLSQTDTWLLWVSLAGGGAAALCASLIAVILAVCLCGSRQKSKRKKVKLQGSASFGDQEKKLLDLSLTTTTNERISGRPSLEAVSITFRIKSSPGDIELAERSSSLCDPPVNVTVERHCREMHSHLPTVFPPPPEFTTSILPAGVFGNIFISVSLAQDGERRYPDLLDIPVHASISDKSAGQPAPIPTTSILSGFATLPRRPLRVSDLSSPYDNMGPRVTATGSSTFSLTDPDLRLSPPPPTLVIQPPIEFVSL, encoded by the exons ATGTGCGCGACGCATACACACCCTCTACGAGGGCGGATACTGCTCGCCCTCTTCCTCCTGATAACGAGTTTCACCCTGCTCTCGTCGGCGGTGGCTTTTCCCGACTGGACGGACTGCCCGGCGGTTTGTAGGTGCAAATGGACATCCGGTAAGAAGTCGGCGCTGTGTCCGGACGCCGGGCTAACGACGCTGCCGGCCTCCCTCGACCCGGACATGCAGGTCCTCGACCTCTCAGGAAACAAGATAATATCGCTGTACGCGGACATGTTCAACCGAGCCGGTCTGCTGAACCTGCAGCGGGTGTTCCTGAGGAACGCGGGGATATCGAGGATCGACAAGGACGCCTTCAGGGAGCTCAGGATCCTCGTCGAGGTCGACCTCTCCGACAACCAGATCGAGACTCTCGACCCGGAAACCTTTCTCGGCAACGAGAGACTCAGGATATTGATCCTGAGCGGCAACAAGCTCGTCAAGCTGACGGGACCTCAGTTCCCGTCGCTGCCCCACCTCAGGAACCTTGAACTGCAACGGTGCTCCCTCACCGAGATCCACAGCCTGGCCTTCGCCCGGGTCACCGGGCTCGAGACGCTACGGCTGGAGGGAAACCAGCTCGAGTACGTCGAGGCGTTGGCTTTCCTGCCGCTGACGCACCTCAAGACCCTCAGCCTGGACGGCAACCCCTGGAGCTGCGACTGCCGTCTGCGAAAGCTGCGAGTCTGGCTCGCACCGAACCGGCTCTACTCGGTTCCCCAGAAGTGCGAGGCGCCTCCGAGGCTGGAGGGGCGCCGATGGGAGGAGGTCAAGCCTCAGGAGTTCGCCTGCAGCCCGGAAGTGACGCTCACCGCGAACTCCTTCCAGGAGGAGATGAGCGGAAACCTGAGCTTGGCCTGCGTCGTTACGGGCGATCCGGAGCCGGAGATCTGGTGGCTCTTCAACGGGAGTCCGCTAAACGTGACGCGGGGTGATCAGGTGTTCGTGACCGAGGAGACCTACAACGGATTCCGGAAGTGGAACAACGTCACCCTCTACAACGCCAGCGAGAGCGACGCCGGGGAGTACAGCTGCGTCGGCAGCAACCTCGCGGGGCTCGGCAAGGACACCGTCAGCATCGTCATTCCCCGCGTCTACACCGCCCCGACTCTTTCCCAGACCGACACCTGGCTGCTATGGGTTAGCCTGGCCGGCGGTGGCGCCGCCGCCCTCTGCGCGTCCCTCATCGCCGTCATCCTCGCCGTCTGCCTCTGCGGCTCCAGGCAGAAGAGCAAACGGAAGAAGGTCAAGCTCCAGGGAAGCGCCAGCTTCGGGGACCAGGAAAAGAAACTGCTGGACCTTTCCTTGACCACCACTACCAACGAGAGAATCAGCGGAAGACCGAGCCTCGAGGCTGTAAGTATCACGTTTCGCATCAAG AGCAGCCCGGGTGACATAGAACTGGCGGAAAGGAGTTCGTCGCTCTGCGATCCGCCGGTGAACGTGACGGTGGAGAGACACTGCAGGGAGATGCACAGCCACCTGCCGACGGTCTTCCCACCCCCGCCCGAATTCACAACGAGTATCTTGCCCGCGGGGGTATTCGGCAACATATTTATCTCGGTGTCGCTCGCCCAGGACGGTGAGCGGCGATACCCCGACCTCCTCGACATCCCGGTACACGCCAGCATCTCGGACAAGTCCGCGGGCCAACCGGCGCCGATACCGACGACCTCGATTTTGTCGGGATTCGCGACCCTGCCCCGAAGGCCCCTCCGCGTCTCCGACCTCAGCTCGCCCTACGACAATATGGGGCCGAGAGTAACGGCCACCGGAAGTTCGACTTTCTCCCTCACGGACCCGGATCTTCGATTGTCGCCCCCGCCGCCCACGCTGGTCATTCAACCTCCCATAGAATTCGTTTCCCTGTAA
- the LOC124185294 gene encoding uncharacterized protein LOC124185294 isoform X5: MNVHRTVLSSLHGHPGGEEIKLKKQCRSLFDYPRVGRSPKMTELTRTGRAFGMINVPRVGRSDSSDYDAAFDLNYDDMSHEVKRQGLIPFPRVGRSRDAPSLSYANDALKVAKAKRTGDAVSSGGMWFGPRLGRLHRRGEEPQAEDQQWAILPIREFQGTGEQQSENLTPRLVRESDGEEAQRFSNTGGVY, from the exons ATGAACGTACATCGAACTGTTCTTTCTTCATTACATGGACATCCAG GTGGGGAGGAAATCAAACTAAAGAAGCAATGCAGGAGTCTTTTCGATTATCCACGCGTCGGCAGGTCCCCAAAGATGACGGAGCTCACTAGGACGGGTCGAGCTTTTGGCATGATAAACGTCCCGCGAGTTGGACGCTCGGACTCGTCCGATTACGACGCCGCTTTCGATCTCAATTATGACG ATATGTCCCATGAGGTGAAACGGCAGGGTTTGATACCTTTCCCACGTGTAGGCCGGTCTCGCGACGCCCCTTCGTTGTCCTACGCGAACGATGCCCTCAAAGTAGCGAAGGCCAAGCGTACGGGCGACGCCGTGTCGAGCGGCGGGATGTGGTTCGGTCCTCGTTTGGGACGCCTCCACAGACGTGGTGAGGAGCCACAAGCGGAGGATCAGCAGTGGGCCATTTTGCCGATACGAG AGTTTCAGGGCACCGGGGAGCAACAATCGGAGAACCTTACGCCCAGATTAGTTCGGGAATCGGACGGTGAGGAAGCTCAAAGATTCTCGAACACTGGAGGTGTCTACTAA
- the LOC124185294 gene encoding uncharacterized protein LOC124185294 isoform X2, translating into MFTGEKWSFIVRISSDSSARSENELFNSPEEKMNVHRTVLSSLHGHPGGEEIKLKKQCRSLFDYPRVGRSPKMTELTRTGRAFGMINVPRVGRSDSSDYDAAFDLNYDDMSHEVKRQGLIPFPRVGRSRDAPSLSYANDALKVAKAKRTGDAVSSGGMWFGPRLGRLHRRGEEPQAEDQQWAILPIREFQGTGEQQSENLTPRLVRESDGEEAQRFSNTGGVY; encoded by the exons ATGTTTACAGGTGAAAAGTGGTCGTTTATAGTTAGGATATCCTCGGACTCGAGTGCGCGTAGTGAAAACGAATTGTTCAATTCTCCCGAAGAAAAGATGAACGTACATCGAACTGTTCTTTCTTCATTACATGGACATCCAG GTGGGGAGGAAATCAAACTAAAGAAGCAATGCAGGAGTCTTTTCGATTATCCACGCGTCGGCAGGTCCCCAAAGATGACGGAGCTCACTAGGACGGGTCGAGCTTTTGGCATGATAAACGTCCCGCGAGTTGGACGCTCGGACTCGTCCGATTACGACGCCGCTTTCGATCTCAATTATGACG ATATGTCCCATGAGGTGAAACGGCAGGGTTTGATACCTTTCCCACGTGTAGGCCGGTCTCGCGACGCCCCTTCGTTGTCCTACGCGAACGATGCCCTCAAAGTAGCGAAGGCCAAGCGTACGGGCGACGCCGTGTCGAGCGGCGGGATGTGGTTCGGTCCTCGTTTGGGACGCCTCCACAGACGTGGTGAGGAGCCACAAGCGGAGGATCAGCAGTGGGCCATTTTGCCGATACGAG AGTTTCAGGGCACCGGGGAGCAACAATCGGAGAACCTTACGCCCAGATTAGTTCGGGAATCGGACGGTGAGGAAGCTCAAAGATTCTCGAACACTGGAGGTGTCTACTAA
- the LOC124185294 gene encoding uncharacterized protein LOC124185294 isoform X3, whose product MFTGEKWSFIVRISSDSSARSENELFNSPEEKMNVHRTVLSSLHGHPGGEEIKLKKQCRSLFDYPRVGRSPKMTELTRTGRAFGMINVPRVGRSDSSDYDAAFDLNYDGRSRDAPSLSYANDALKVAKAKRTGDAVSSGGMWFGPRLGRLHRRGEEPQAEDQQWAILPIREFQGTGEQQSENLTPRLVRESDGEEAQRFSNTGGVY is encoded by the exons ATGTTTACAGGTGAAAAGTGGTCGTTTATAGTTAGGATATCCTCGGACTCGAGTGCGCGTAGTGAAAACGAATTGTTCAATTCTCCCGAAGAAAAGATGAACGTACATCGAACTGTTCTTTCTTCATTACATGGACATCCAG GTGGGGAGGAAATCAAACTAAAGAAGCAATGCAGGAGTCTTTTCGATTATCCACGCGTCGGCAGGTCCCCAAAGATGACGGAGCTCACTAGGACGGGTCGAGCTTTTGGCATGATAAACGTCCCGCGAGTTGGACGCTCGGACTCGTCCGATTACGACGCCGCTTTCGATCTCAATTATGACG GCCGGTCTCGCGACGCCCCTTCGTTGTCCTACGCGAACGATGCCCTCAAAGTAGCGAAGGCCAAGCGTACGGGCGACGCCGTGTCGAGCGGCGGGATGTGGTTCGGTCCTCGTTTGGGACGCCTCCACAGACGTGGTGAGGAGCCACAAGCGGAGGATCAGCAGTGGGCCATTTTGCCGATACGAG AGTTTCAGGGCACCGGGGAGCAACAATCGGAGAACCTTACGCCCAGATTAGTTCGGGAATCGGACGGTGAGGAAGCTCAAAGATTCTCGAACACTGGAGGTGTCTACTAA
- the LOC124185294 gene encoding cardio acceleratory peptide 2b-like isoform X6 → MTELTRTGRAFGMINVPRVGRSDSSDYDAAFDLNYDDMSHEVKRQGLIPFPRVGRSRDAPSLSYANDALKVAKAKRTGDAVSSGGMWFGPRLGRLHRRGEEPQAEDQQWAILPIREFQGTGEQQSENLTPRLVRESDGEEAQRFSNTGGVY, encoded by the exons ATGACGGAGCTCACTAGGACGGGTCGAGCTTTTGGCATGATAAACGTCCCGCGAGTTGGACGCTCGGACTCGTCCGATTACGACGCCGCTTTCGATCTCAATTATGACG ATATGTCCCATGAGGTGAAACGGCAGGGTTTGATACCTTTCCCACGTGTAGGCCGGTCTCGCGACGCCCCTTCGTTGTCCTACGCGAACGATGCCCTCAAAGTAGCGAAGGCCAAGCGTACGGGCGACGCCGTGTCGAGCGGCGGGATGTGGTTCGGTCCTCGTTTGGGACGCCTCCACAGACGTGGTGAGGAGCCACAAGCGGAGGATCAGCAGTGGGCCATTTTGCCGATACGAG AGTTTCAGGGCACCGGGGAGCAACAATCGGAGAACCTTACGCCCAGATTAGTTCGGGAATCGGACGGTGAGGAAGCTCAAAGATTCTCGAACACTGGAGGTGTCTACTAA
- the LOC124185294 gene encoding cardio acceleratory peptide 2b-like isoform X4 codes for MKDTLSFVLVLLIATTSLNRGEEIKLKKQCRSLFDYPRVGRSPKMTELTRTGRAFGMINVPRVGRSDSSDYDAAFDLNYDDMSHEVKRQGLIPFPRVGRSRDAPSLSYANDALKVAKAKRTGDAVSSGGMWFGPRLGRLHRRGEEPQAEDQQWAILPIREFQGTGEQQSENLTPRLVRESDGEEAQRFSNTGGVY; via the exons ATGAAAGATACTCTGTCTTTCGTACTGGTTTTATTAATCGCTACCACCTCGCTCAATC GTGGGGAGGAAATCAAACTAAAGAAGCAATGCAGGAGTCTTTTCGATTATCCACGCGTCGGCAGGTCCCCAAAGATGACGGAGCTCACTAGGACGGGTCGAGCTTTTGGCATGATAAACGTCCCGCGAGTTGGACGCTCGGACTCGTCCGATTACGACGCCGCTTTCGATCTCAATTATGACG ATATGTCCCATGAGGTGAAACGGCAGGGTTTGATACCTTTCCCACGTGTAGGCCGGTCTCGCGACGCCCCTTCGTTGTCCTACGCGAACGATGCCCTCAAAGTAGCGAAGGCCAAGCGTACGGGCGACGCCGTGTCGAGCGGCGGGATGTGGTTCGGTCCTCGTTTGGGACGCCTCCACAGACGTGGTGAGGAGCCACAAGCGGAGGATCAGCAGTGGGCCATTTTGCCGATACGAG AGTTTCAGGGCACCGGGGAGCAACAATCGGAGAACCTTACGCCCAGATTAGTTCGGGAATCGGACGGTGAGGAAGCTCAAAGATTCTCGAACACTGGAGGTGTCTACTAA
- the LOC124185294 gene encoding WD repeat-containing protein 18-like isoform X1, translated as MSSLSEMIITSDGSGLMFSAAAWDPQTGTQLATYKNGTSLGYNTTNILADSYLIGADATKPRLYFWPLNKQTPVENMRFVAPGTVTALTCSPDGLFIAAAVGEKLCIWQTSTGVLLAVVSRHYQTVTSLKFTSDGSTLISGGDDGLVFVWSVSSVVSRTENNTGTRQAASLYSFSDHSLAVKDLFIGRFGIQARLVTVSLDCTAKIYDLDSGTLLLSLVFGVPLTSASMDLRESYLFVGCTTGEIFQFNLHSPPRGREHHVNQTEEASTFKGHIKAVTCLSVSSDCTSLLSGSTDGFVNIWHIPSRQILRTIPHKGPVTAAFFTRAVNNFFTNDLRPKLVLHSLQRNADADSENDVIEVVNSCREQDLLNAETFFNSNDVPSDGSDAYAELQKAQDEIKALKATNAQLYKYGVKLLMK; from the coding sequence ATGAGCAGCTTGAGCGAGATGATCATAACAAGCGATGGATCAGGACTAATGTTCAGTGCGGCGGCATGGGATCCTCAGACGGGCACTCAGTTGGCAACGTACAAAAACGGAACCAGTCTAGGCTACAACACAACAAATATATTAGCGGACTCTTATTTGATAGGAGCAGATGCCACCAAGCCGCGTCTGTATTTTTGGCCTTTAAACAAGCAAACTCCGGTGGAAAACATGCGTTTTGTAGCCCCAGGAACCGTCACGGCGTTGACGTGCTCCCCAGATGGATTATTTATCGCTGCTGCAGTAGGAGAGAAGCTTTGTATCTGGCAAACGAGTACTGGGGTTTTACTAGCTGTTGTCTCAAGGCATTACCAGACTGTAACTTCTCTGAAATTCACCTCCGACGGATCGACATTAATCAGCGGTGGCGACGACGGTCTCGTATTTGTCTGGTCTGTATCCAGTGTTGTCAGCAGGACCGAGAACAACACGGGGACTCGGCAGGCAGCGTCACTTTACAGCTTTTCCGATCACTCGCTGGCTGTGAAAGACTTATTTATTGGCAGATTTGGTATTCAGGCTAGACTTGTCACCGTGTCTCTCGACTGTACCGCTAAGATATACGATCTGGATAGTGGTACACTCTTGCTTAGCCTTGTTTTCGGCGTACCTCTGACATCCGCAAGCATGGATCTGCGAGAGAGTTACCTCTTTGTAGGATGCACAACTGGGGAGATTTTTCAGTTTAACTTACACTCGCCTCCCAGGGGCAGAGAACATCACGTCAATCAGACCGAGGAAGCTTCGACTTTCAAGGGCCACATCAAGGCTGTTACTTGTCTGTCCGTGTCCAGCGATTGCACGTCTCTGCTTTCCGGATCCACGGATGGATTCGTCAACATTTGGCACATTCCGAGCCGCCAAATCCTCAGAACGATACCTCACAAGGGGCCCGTTACTGCTGCATTTTTTACGAGGGCAGTAAACAACTTTTTCACCAACGATTTGAGGCCTAAGCTTGTACTGCACAGTCTGCAGAGGAATGCCGACGCGGACTCTGAAAACGACGTTATCGAGGTTGTGAACAGCTGCCGAGAGCAGGATCTTCTGAATGCCGAAACCTTCTTTAATAGCAATGACGTTCCTTCGGACGGGAGTGACGCTTACGCCGAGTTGCAAAAGGCTCAGGACGAAATTAAGGCGCTCAAAGCTACCAACGCGCAATTGTATAAGTATGGTGTGAAGTtgttaatgaaataa